The genomic stretch AGAGCCCCTCGGCGTAGCGATCGGCCCGGGCGGGGATCGCCAATCCGATACGATGGTATCCGAGGCGGTGGAGGCGTCGCAGGATCAGGGAAATATTGAAGAAATCGTTGTTCGCCGCCCGCGAGAACTTGGGGTGGATGTGGGAGAACCCGATGGTCGCGACCGCGAACTCGTCCCACCCCAGATGGAGCCGGACGAAGGGATTCTCGAAGGGCGCGACGATGATTCCCTGGACGCCTCGTGCCCGGAGGATGTCGGTGCAGCGCCTCGCGGAGAGGCGGACGCCGTTCTCTTCCAGCGGCACCGGATCGAGTTCAAAACCGAGTTCGTGGGCCTGCTGCCGCGCCGCCTGGTGGATGAGCAGCCGCGACGGGACGAGGAGGGCGTATTCGGCCAGGGGCAGGGGCGTGAGGTAAGCCAGCATCGCCTTCACCCGCCGCTTCTCCGAGCGGCGCACCCGGTGCATGTTCGCCGCAACGAAAGGGTCGGGGCGGTAGCCGAGCTTGAGCGCGATGCGCCGGATCCGTTCCTGGGTCGCCTGGGGAATCGAGGGATCGTTCTTCAACGCCCGGCTCACGGTGGAACGGGCTACTTGCGCCGCACGAGCCACGTCTTCCTGATTGGGAGGGACCTTGGAAGGCGTAGCTTTGGCCATAAGTAAAATCGCCTATCACGAAAAGAGTTAACGCAACGAGGTGCGTATGCTTATATTTGTCCGCTTGTGGTGTATCAAGTTAAATCAAAACTCCACGATGCATTCTTTTCTTCGTTCTCGTCCTCGGAGGCGCGCCTTTAGCTTGGTCGAGCTCCTCGTCGCGCTCGGCATCGTTTGCTTCGCCCTGGTCCCTTTGCTGGGACTGGTTCCGGTGGGGCTGGCGAGTTTCCGCCACGCGATGAACCTCAACGCGCAGGCGCTGATCTTCCAGGCGCTGTCGAGCGAGTCGAGCCTCCTCGATTACAGCGTCGCCACCAACAGCGCCTCCGCGTTTTCCCAAAGCTTCCCCCGATTCTACGACGGCACGGGAGCGAGGCTCACCGCCACCCGCGCCGGCGCGGTGTTCGAGGTTTCCCTCAACCGGGTGGCCTTTGCCGCGCCCGGAGGAACCGCATCGGCGGCCAACGCCCAAAAACTGGGGTTCAGCCTCACCAATCTGAGCGGCAAGGAAAAAACGCAGATCTATTCGGTCGTCGTCGTGAACAACGGAAACTGATCGATGGTATGCCGACGAAAAAACCGGGCAGGAAGAGAAAGGGCTTTTCCCTCGTCGAGGTGCTGGTGACCCTCGTCGTGCTGAGCATGGTCCTAGTGATCGTCTTCGGCATGACGGGGCAGATCGCGATGGTATGGAAACGCTCCAGCCAGAAGATGGAGGAGTTTCAAGGCGCGCGGCTGGCCCTCGACGCCATCACCCGCACCGTGGGCAATGCGACCCTCAACGTCTACTACGACTATTACAACGCGGCGCGCCAGCGCCGCACATCGGCTAACGCCTCGACGTTCATCCCGCAGGTCTACGGCCGTTACTCCGAGCTGGAATTCGTCTGCGGCAAATCGCTCGTCTCGCTTCCCCGGCCCCAGATATCCCAGGCGATCTTCTTCCAGGCACCGTTGGGGTACACGCAGCAGACCGGCACCTATTCCCAGTTGAACTCGACGTTGAATACCGTTGGCTTCTACCTCGAGTTCAACAACGATGCCGCCGACCGTCCGGGGTTTTTTGCCTCCATGCTTCACCGTTCGCCGCCTCGTTGGCGCTACCGTCTGATGCAATTCATGCAGCCGACGGAGAATTTTTCGGTGTACGACGCGCAAGATCATTCCTGGTTCACCGCTCCGCTTAACGGTGCCTCGCCCCCGGTCCGGCTGCTCGCGGAAAACATCGTCGCCTGCGTCTTTTGCCCCCTCTCTCCCCTCGATACCAAGGGCTCCTCCCTGGCGCCGAATTTCGAGTACGATTCCCGGATGACTTGGACGACGGGGGCCCAGCCCGATCCGATGAATCAGCTGCCGCCGATCGTCCGGGTGGTGTTGATCGCGGTCGACGAGGCGTCGATGGCCCGCGTTCAGGGGCAGAGCGCTTCGCTTCCCAGTTTGGGGTTCGATCCCTCCAACGTGTTCGTATCCTCGGCGCAACTCGATGGGGATATCGAAACCGTCAAGGCGGCGCTGGCGGCGCGCCACCTCAACTTCACCGTCTTCAGCGTCGACGTCGCCGTGCGGGGGGCACGCTGGAACAAATGAACTCTTTTCTTCCCCGGCGCGGCTCGGCCTTGCTCATCGTCCTCGGATCGCTGCTGCTAATGTCGTTCCTGGTCGTCGCCTTCCTGAACAGCGTCTCCACCGAGCTCCAGAACTCCAAGATCAGCGTCGATCAGAACGGCATACGGATGCTGAGGGACGCCGCCGTGAACGTCGTGATG from Verrucomicrobium sp. GAS474 encodes the following:
- a CDS encoding LacI family DNA-binding transcriptional regulator, producing the protein MAKATPSKVPPNQEDVARAAQVARSTVSRALKNDPSIPQATQERIRRIALKLGYRPDPFVAANMHRVRRSEKRRVKAMLAYLTPLPLAEYALLVPSRLLIHQAARQQAHELGFELDPVPLEENGVRLSARRCTDILRARGVQGIIVAPFENPFVRLHLGWDEFAVATIGFSHIHPKFSRAANNDFFNISLILRRLHRLGYHRIGLAIPARADRYAEGLFSAAFCLYRDLQPPRNRVERFIPGHLKEWTKQAFLAWYDAHQPDAIVCINDEVRLWLEERGVKAPDHIGLAHLAWAENKGDWSGIHQRYERVGAAAVQLVIDQLMLNERGAPVYPKSILIDGEWVAGGTVRRMAFSQARR
- the vccB gene encoding Verru_Chthon cassette protein B; its protein translation is MHSFLRSRPRRRAFSLVELLVALGIVCFALVPLLGLVPVGLASFRHAMNLNAQALIFQALSSESSLLDYSVATNSASAFSQSFPRFYDGTGARLTATRAGAVFEVSLNRVAFAAPGGTASAANAQKLGFSLTNLSGKEKTQIYSVVVVNNGN
- the vccC gene encoding Verru_Chthon cassette protein C, which codes for MPTKKPGRKRKGFSLVEVLVTLVVLSMVLVIVFGMTGQIAMVWKRSSQKMEEFQGARLALDAITRTVGNATLNVYYDYYNAARQRRTSANASTFIPQVYGRYSELEFVCGKSLVSLPRPQISQAIFFQAPLGYTQQTGTYSQLNSTLNTVGFYLEFNNDAADRPGFFASMLHRSPPRWRYRLMQFMQPTENFSVYDAQDHSWFTAPLNGASPPVRLLAENIVACVFCPLSPLDTKGSSLAPNFEYDSRMTWTTGAQPDPMNQLPPIVRVVLIAVDEASMARVQGQSASLPSLGFDPSNVFVSSAQLDGDIETVKAALAARHLNFTVFSVDVAVRGARWNK